In the Staphylococcus condimenti genome, one interval contains:
- a CDS encoding MDR family MFS transporter, giving the protein MSEQVISKHRRNIIVSVMILSGFISILNQTLLNTALPAIMRGLHVGENTAQWLVTGFMLVNGVMIPLTAYLMDKVRTRPLYLFSMGIFLLGTIIAAIAPNFGILMTARVIQAIGAGIIMPLMQFTLFSLFPKDRRGFAMGLAGLVISFAPAIGPTLSGLIIDISSWRVPFIAVAVIAAAGFIFGATSISDYNEPKDITLDKLSVVYSTLGFGVILYAFSNAGSSGFTSWMFYVPLLLGLIVVGIFIKRQLTISNPILNLRVFKNKTFTLTTICSMIVMTSMIGPALLIPMYVQNAMGLSALLSGVVILPGAIINGAMSIYTGKAYDKYGVRPLIIIGFSSLIVLTGVLAFLKVDTPYWLLVVVYALRMLSVSILTMPLNTAGVNALPNKDISHGTAIMNFARMMASSIGTALMVALMTTGAKVFAPKPHEAASKELLQREAVARGVDLSFGVITLLVIIGLIIGLFVRDKEKGSKAPNVREI; this is encoded by the coding sequence ATGTCCGAACAGGTCATATCAAAGCATCGACGTAATATAATCGTTTCAGTCATGATATTAAGTGGTTTTATTTCTATTTTAAACCAAACTTTGCTTAATACTGCTTTGCCAGCAATTATGCGGGGGCTCCATGTCGGAGAAAACACAGCGCAATGGCTGGTAACAGGTTTTATGCTCGTTAATGGTGTTATGATTCCGTTAACAGCGTATTTAATGGATAAAGTAAGAACGCGTCCGTTGTATCTTTTTTCTATGGGGATATTCTTACTAGGTACGATTATAGCAGCAATCGCACCTAACTTCGGAATTCTGATGACGGCGCGTGTTATCCAAGCAATTGGTGCTGGAATTATCATGCCGTTAATGCAATTTACTTTATTCTCATTATTCCCGAAAGACAGACGGGGCTTTGCAATGGGCTTAGCTGGTTTAGTTATCTCATTTGCTCCAGCAATTGGTCCTACGTTATCTGGTTTGATTATCGATATCAGTAGTTGGCGTGTACCTTTCATTGCAGTAGCGGTTATCGCAGCAGCAGGATTCATATTCGGGGCAACGAGTATTTCAGACTATAATGAGCCAAAAGATATTACATTAGATAAATTATCAGTTGTATATTCAACACTTGGTTTCGGTGTGATTCTCTATGCATTTAGTAACGCTGGATCATCAGGTTTCACAAGTTGGATGTTTTATGTACCGCTGTTATTAGGTTTAATCGTAGTTGGAATATTTATTAAACGTCAATTGACAATTTCTAACCCTATATTAAATTTAAGAGTGTTTAAAAATAAAACATTCACTCTGACAACTATATGTTCAATGATTGTAATGACATCAATGATAGGTCCAGCCTTATTGATCCCAATGTATGTTCAAAATGCGATGGGCTTATCTGCGTTATTATCTGGTGTGGTTATTTTACCAGGCGCAATTATAAATGGAGCAATGTCTATTTATACGGGTAAAGCTTATGATAAATACGGTGTCAGACCTTTAATTATAATTGGGTTTTCTTCATTGATTGTATTGACTGGGGTTTTAGCGTTTTTAAAAGTAGATACACCATATTGGTTGCTTGTTGTTGTGTATGCTTTAAGAATGTTATCAGTTTCCATATTGACAATGCCTTTGAACACAGCAGGTGTTAACGCATTGCCTAACAAAGATATATCACATGGTACAGCAATTATGAACTTTGCTAGAATGATGGCTTCGTCTATTGGTACAGCATTAATGGTCGCATTGATGACTACTGGTGCTAAAGTATTTGCACCAAAACCCCATGAAGCTGCTTCTAAAGAATTACTGCAAAGAGAAGCGGTTGCTAGAGGTGTAGATTTATCATTTGGTGTAATAACATTGTTAGTGATTATTGGTTTAATTATAGGATTATTTGTTAGAGATAAAGAAAAAGGAAGTAAGGCACCAAATGTACGTGAAATTTGA
- the sdrM gene encoding multidrug efflux MFS transporter SdrM has product MKLKSIGVVTALVLIMFMSAIETSIISLALPTIKNDLNVTASISLVFSVYFIALVIVNPLVGELLSRFKLIYVTLTGLLLFTIGSLFSGLSTTFTLLIISRFVQGLGAGIMMVLSQIVPKLAFEIPLRYKIMGIVGSVWGISSIIGPLLGGGILEFATWHWLFFINIPIAIVAGTLAFITFHFDEDKVENEEPFDSKGLSYFYLTLIFIIGAVTTPIPLWLKIIALIIGAALAYKLFKVEKKMRIPFLPVAEFNRTITLVFVTDFIYAMMLMGYNLYMPIYLQEELGLSPLQSGFVVFPISVAWLLINFNLHRIEANITRKTLYIGAFTSLLVCSILIFATHAAPVLLAFTLLLAGASFGVVYTKDSVIVQEETSPHEMKRMMSFYSLSKNLGNSIGSTIMGGIYALPFVIGGARILNNVTLIIIFIVILFILWIALYKNQTSKV; this is encoded by the coding sequence ATGAAGTTGAAGTCTATTGGTGTAGTGACTGCTCTTGTATTAATCATGTTTATGTCTGCAATTGAAACATCGATTATTTCATTAGCATTACCGACCATTAAGAATGATTTGAATGTAACCGCATCGATTTCGCTCGTGTTTTCTGTTTATTTTATAGCACTTGTGATTGTAAATCCTTTAGTAGGAGAATTATTATCGCGTTTTAAACTGATATATGTAACATTGACTGGATTGCTGTTATTTACAATAGGAAGTTTGTTTTCAGGATTAAGTACAACATTTACATTATTGATTATCTCGCGTTTTGTTCAAGGACTAGGCGCAGGGATTATGATGGTGTTGAGTCAAATAGTACCTAAACTCGCATTTGAAATCCCCTTAAGATATAAAATTATGGGTATTGTCGGAAGTGTTTGGGGCATTTCAAGTATAATCGGTCCGTTACTAGGCGGAGGAATTTTAGAATTTGCAACATGGCATTGGTTGTTCTTTATTAATATTCCGATTGCAATTGTGGCAGGTACTTTAGCTTTTATTACATTTCATTTTGATGAAGATAAAGTTGAAAATGAAGAACCGTTCGATAGTAAAGGACTTTCTTATTTTTATCTAACATTAATCTTTATTATTGGGGCAGTCACAACTCCGATTCCACTATGGTTGAAAATCATTGCTTTAATCATCGGAGCGGCATTAGCTTATAAACTCTTTAAAGTGGAAAAGAAAATGCGTATTCCATTTTTACCAGTAGCTGAATTTAACCGCACAATTACATTAGTATTCGTAACTGATTTTATTTATGCTATGATGCTGATGGGTTATAACCTATATATGCCGATTTATTTACAAGAAGAATTAGGATTATCACCACTTCAAAGTGGTTTTGTTGTCTTTCCGATTTCAGTAGCATGGTTGCTGATTAATTTCAATCTGCATCGTATTGAAGCAAATATTACAAGAAAAACATTGTACATTGGTGCATTTACCTCTTTATTAGTATGCAGTATATTAATCTTTGCCACACATGCAGCACCTGTCTTATTAGCATTTACTTTATTACTTGCCGGCGCAAGTTTTGGTGTAGTTTATACAAAAGACAGTGTGATTGTACAAGAAGAAACATCTCCGCATGAAATGAAACGCATGATGTCGTTTTACTCTTTATCTAAGAATCTTGGTAATTCAATTGGATCTACAATAATGGGCGGCATTTATGCTTTGCCATTTGTAATCGGCGGTGCGCGTATTTTGAATAATGTAACATTGATTATTATATTTATCGTTATTTTATTTATACTCTGGATTGCACTTTATAAAAATCAAACATCTAAAGTTTAG
- a CDS encoding SepA family multidrug efflux transporter — protein sequence MKFFKFNFFNLISTLIVIFVFVISGTVFLTLLGFVLYGLSRLLIFWHLGYFGYNKGFYQNLLYYGSYIVLGYFTMFTVEYLMDYFKKKLPQSPYFHGEIFHLISYSVTTVMFFFIVHIHYTYINIDYWVIMLIMAFLYVCKEVFYPDSENLNRNK from the coding sequence TTGAAATTTTTTAAATTCAATTTTTTCAATCTTATATCGACCTTAATTGTAATCTTTGTATTTGTGATTTCAGGAACAGTATTCCTCACACTTTTAGGATTTGTATTATATGGCCTCAGCAGATTGCTTATTTTCTGGCATCTGGGGTATTTTGGTTATAATAAAGGTTTTTATCAAAATCTATTATATTATGGTAGTTATATTGTACTTGGCTATTTTACGATGTTTACCGTTGAATACTTAATGGATTACTTTAAGAAGAAGTTGCCGCAAAGTCCTTATTTCCATGGAGAAATCTTTCATCTGATTTCCTATTCTGTGACAACAGTAATGTTTTTCTTCATAGTGCATATTCATTACACTTATATCAATATAGATTATTGGGTGATTATGCTTATTATGGCTTTCTTATATGTATGTAAGGAAGTATTTTACCCAGATAGCGAAAATCTGAACAGAAATAAGTGA